The following are encoded together in the Mycolicibacterium arabiense genome:
- a CDS encoding non-ribosomal peptide synthetase: MGVAATTPQTVRDEVAELLGVSPEALDPTADLIASGLDSIRMMSLSGRWRKQGINVGFAALAASPTVESWVDLVAEHAPHLSVEAVAAEQDSTAGAAADDDPGTPFPLAPIQHAMWVGRHGEQELGGVAAHLYVEFDGDGVDPERLRMAAAKLAARHPMLRQEILPDGTQRISDRGLPVTVFDLRDLDDDTAEERLEATRDAKSHQLLDDAVLEISLSLLPGGRTRLHVDMDMQAADAVSYRNFMADLAALYRGADLPELGYTYREYRAELTATTPPPSEDDLRWWAERVPDLPEPPALPLVPRDEQVNPLRNIRLWHVFDVPTRDALFAAAHRRGLTPAMAIAASYANALAHWSTSARFLLNLPMFGREPYHPDVDKLVGDFTSSLMLDIDLTGTTTAAQRARAVQEVLHETAQHSAVSGLTVLRDVSRHRGTQTLATIVYTSALGLGDLFAGDVTDQFGEPVWTISQGPQVLLDAQATPLANGLMINWDVRVEAFPPGVPEAMFAYQVAELRRLATDDAAWDTADPPAVSEESRAVRSAANATAAPASGDNLVDGFFRNAERTPDAVAVIGSAGTLTYGELKDQVLSIAAALQSRGVHRGDVVAVMGPKNAEQIPALLAILTAGAAYLPIGVDQPAERAARILETGGVEFALVTGTELPDVLDVCGVPALTVADAEIVGDPAHLEPTAAAPKDLAYVLFTSGSTGEPKGVELTHDAVMNTLEFLYRHFEIGPDDRALALSHLESDMSVPDVFGTLRAGGAVVVVDEDQRRDPDAWARLIDEHRVSVVNFLPGWLEMLAEVPGSLASLRVVLAGGDWVRPDMVRALRDRVPGVRFAGLGGATETAVHGTIYEVGEDLDRDLPATWTSVPYGVPFPNNACRVVNVNGEDCPDWVPGELWFSGRGIARGYRGRPDLTAEKFVEYDGSTWYRSGDLVRYRPDGTLEFVGRADHRVKLSGYRIELGEVEAALSRVDGVAAAVAAVVPAGASGGGRDVLGAMVRIDDPAVDTETVAARVADILPPHMVPQLLVATDRIPFYNGKIDRRGITQQLVEAGVPAERSYRAPSTALQRALAAIIGEVLGRDDAGSGIGLDDDFFALGGDSVLATATVARIRDWLDTPTVMVPDVFATRTIEALAGRLTAREAGSDRLEQVAELYLEISDMDNAEVVSELERAAVQTQS, encoded by the coding sequence GTGGGTGTTGCTGCGACGACTCCGCAGACCGTGCGCGACGAGGTCGCCGAGTTGCTCGGTGTCTCGCCCGAGGCGCTCGACCCCACTGCCGACCTGATCGCATCCGGCTTGGACTCCATCCGCATGATGTCGCTGTCCGGACGGTGGCGGAAGCAGGGCATCAACGTCGGATTCGCCGCGCTGGCCGCGAGTCCCACCGTCGAGTCGTGGGTGGACCTGGTAGCCGAGCACGCTCCCCACCTATCCGTCGAAGCCGTTGCTGCAGAACAGGATTCGACGGCAGGTGCCGCTGCGGACGACGACCCCGGCACACCGTTCCCGTTGGCGCCGATCCAGCACGCGATGTGGGTCGGCAGGCACGGCGAGCAGGAACTCGGCGGCGTGGCAGCGCACCTCTACGTGGAGTTCGACGGCGACGGCGTCGACCCGGAGCGGTTGCGCATGGCCGCGGCGAAACTCGCTGCGCGCCATCCCATGTTGCGTCAGGAGATCCTGCCCGACGGCACCCAGCGGATCAGCGACCGCGGACTCCCGGTCACCGTGTTCGATTTGCGCGACCTCGACGACGACACCGCCGAGGAACGACTCGAGGCCACCAGGGACGCGAAGTCGCATCAGTTGCTCGACGACGCCGTGCTCGAGATCTCACTGTCACTGCTGCCCGGCGGGCGCACGCGGCTGCACGTCGACATGGACATGCAGGCCGCCGACGCGGTCAGCTACCGCAACTTCATGGCCGACCTCGCCGCGCTCTACCGCGGCGCCGATCTGCCCGAACTCGGCTACACCTACCGCGAATACCGCGCCGAGCTGACCGCCACCACGCCGCCGCCGTCCGAGGACGACCTACGGTGGTGGGCCGAGCGCGTGCCGGATCTGCCGGAACCGCCTGCGCTGCCGTTGGTTCCGCGCGACGAGCAGGTGAACCCGCTGCGCAACATCCGGCTGTGGCACGTATTCGACGTCCCCACCCGCGATGCCCTGTTCGCCGCGGCACACCGCCGGGGCCTCACGCCTGCCATGGCGATCGCGGCGTCGTATGCGAATGCGTTGGCGCACTGGTCGACCAGTGCGCGGTTCCTGCTGAACCTGCCGATGTTCGGCCGCGAGCCCTACCACCCCGACGTCGACAAGCTGGTCGGCGACTTCACGTCCTCGCTCATGCTCGACATCGACCTCACCGGAACCACCACGGCGGCGCAGCGCGCCCGCGCGGTCCAGGAGGTCCTGCACGAGACCGCCCAGCATTCGGCCGTGTCGGGGCTGACCGTCCTGCGCGACGTGAGCCGCCACCGCGGCACGCAGACTCTGGCGACCATCGTCTACACCTCCGCGCTCGGGCTCGGCGACCTGTTCGCCGGTGACGTCACCGACCAGTTCGGCGAGCCCGTGTGGACGATCTCACAGGGCCCGCAGGTACTGCTCGACGCGCAGGCGACGCCGCTCGCGAACGGCCTGATGATCAACTGGGACGTCCGCGTCGAGGCGTTCCCGCCGGGTGTCCCGGAGGCGATGTTCGCCTACCAGGTGGCCGAACTGCGCCGACTGGCCACCGACGACGCGGCGTGGGACACCGCCGATCCGCCCGCGGTGTCCGAGGAGTCCCGCGCGGTGCGCAGCGCCGCCAACGCCACCGCAGCGCCTGCGAGTGGCGACAATTTGGTCGACGGGTTCTTCCGCAACGCCGAACGCACACCCGACGCGGTCGCGGTCATCGGTAGCGCAGGCACGCTGACCTACGGAGAGTTGAAGGACCAGGTGCTGTCCATCGCGGCCGCACTGCAGTCGCGTGGCGTGCACCGTGGTGACGTCGTCGCGGTGATGGGCCCCAAGAACGCCGAGCAGATCCCCGCCCTGCTGGCGATCCTGACCGCCGGTGCGGCCTACCTGCCGATCGGCGTCGACCAGCCCGCCGAGCGCGCGGCCCGAATCCTCGAGACCGGCGGCGTCGAGTTCGCGCTCGTCACCGGTACCGAGCTACCCGACGTGCTCGACGTCTGCGGGGTGCCTGCGCTGACCGTGGCCGACGCCGAGATCGTCGGCGACCCGGCTCATCTGGAGCCCACGGCGGCCGCGCCGAAGGACCTGGCGTACGTGCTGTTCACCTCCGGCTCCACCGGTGAGCCCAAGGGCGTCGAGTTGACGCACGACGCCGTGATGAACACCCTCGAATTCCTCTACCGCCACTTCGAGATCGGACCCGACGACCGCGCGTTGGCGCTGTCGCACCTCGAGTCCGACATGTCGGTACCCGACGTGTTCGGCACGTTGCGGGCGGGCGGCGCCGTCGTCGTGGTCGACGAGGACCAGCGCCGGGACCCCGACGCATGGGCTCGCCTCATCGACGAGCACCGGGTCTCGGTCGTGAACTTCCTGCCCGGCTGGCTGGAGATGCTCGCCGAGGTCCCCGGGTCGCTGGCGTCGCTGCGGGTGGTGCTAGCCGGCGGCGACTGGGTGCGCCCGGACATGGTGCGCGCGTTGCGCGATCGCGTGCCCGGCGTGCGGTTCGCCGGCCTCGGCGGCGCCACCGAGACCGCGGTGCACGGCACCATCTACGAGGTCGGCGAGGACCTCGACCGCGACCTGCCCGCCACCTGGACCTCGGTGCCCTACGGCGTGCCGTTCCCGAACAACGCCTGCCGCGTCGTGAACGTCAACGGTGAGGACTGCCCGGACTGGGTGCCCGGCGAGCTTTGGTTCTCGGGTCGTGGGATCGCCCGCGGATATCGCGGCAGGCCCGACCTGACCGCAGAGAAGTTCGTCGAGTACGACGGGAGCACCTGGTACCGCTCGGGTGACCTGGTGCGCTACCGGCCCGACGGCACACTGGAATTCGTCGGACGGGCCGACCATCGGGTCAAGCTCAGCGGCTACCGCATCGAACTCGGCGAGGTCGAGGCCGCACTGTCGCGCGTGGACGGCGTCGCGGCCGCCGTGGCGGCAGTCGTCCCCGCAGGAGCCTCCGGCGGTGGGCGCGACGTGCTTGGCGCCATGGTCCGCATCGACGACCCCGCCGTCGACACCGAGACCGTCGCCGCGCGGGTGGCCGACATCCTGCCACCGCACATGGTTCCGCAGCTGCTGGTCGCCACCGACCGAATTCCGTTCTACAACGGCAAGATCGACCGCAGGGGCATCACCCAGCAGCTGGTCGAGGCCGGAGTGCCCGCCGAACGCAGCTACCGCGCGCCGTCGACCGCACTGCAGCGGGCACTGGCCGCCATCATCGGCGAGGTGCTCGGCCGCGACGACGCCGGGTCCGGAATCGGGCTGGACGACGACTTCTTCGCACTCGGCGGGGACTCGGTGCTCGCGACCGCGACGGTGGCACGCATCCGCGACTGGCTGGACACGCCGACCGTCATGGTGCCCGACGTCTTCGCGACGCGGACAATCGAAGCGCTGGCCGGCCGCCTGACCGCACGGGAGGCAGGCAGCGATCGACTCGAACAGGTCGCCGAGCTGTACCTCGAGATCTCCGACATGGACAACGCCGAAGTGGTGTCCGAGTTGGAGCGCGCCGCCGTGCAGACCCAGTCATGA
- a CDS encoding thioesterase II family protein has translation MTDARSLVVKPWVKRYPVDGGPATLVFPHAGGAALAYRSLGTALAKAGSDAYVMQYPQRGDRLSHPAPASVGDLARDLFDAGDWAALGPVRLFGHCMGAVVAFEFARVAEREGVEIDALWVSASEAPSTVAAAPDLPMAQNEIIAEMVDLGGTDPRLLDDDDFVELLLMAVRADYSAFNRYACDADATIAADIHTLGGDRDHRVSEDMLRRWETHTTGAFTLSMFDGGHFFVNDHTAEVAELVNDV, from the coding sequence ATGACCGACGCCCGGTCACTCGTCGTCAAGCCGTGGGTCAAGCGGTATCCGGTCGACGGCGGGCCCGCGACGCTGGTGTTTCCGCACGCGGGCGGGGCGGCACTGGCCTACCGGTCGCTGGGTACCGCACTGGCGAAGGCGGGCAGCGATGCGTACGTGATGCAGTACCCGCAGCGCGGTGACCGCCTGTCGCATCCCGCTCCGGCGAGCGTCGGTGACCTGGCACGCGATCTGTTCGACGCGGGGGACTGGGCCGCGCTGGGTCCCGTCCGGCTGTTCGGGCACTGCATGGGGGCGGTGGTCGCATTCGAGTTCGCCCGCGTCGCCGAGCGCGAAGGCGTCGAGATCGACGCGCTGTGGGTGTCGGCGAGCGAGGCGCCCTCGACCGTCGCCGCGGCACCCGATCTGCCGATGGCGCAGAACGAGATCATCGCGGAGATGGTCGATCTGGGCGGCACCGATCCCCGGCTGCTCGACGACGACGACTTCGTCGAACTGCTCCTGATGGCGGTGCGCGCCGACTACTCGGCGTTCAACCGGTACGCGTGCGACGCCGACGCTACGATCGCCGCGGACATCCACACCCTCGGCGGCGACCGTGACCATCGCGTCAGCGAGGACATGTTGCGCCGCTGGGAGACTCACACCACGGGCGCGTTCACGCTGTCGATGTTCGACGGCGGACACTTCTTCGTCAACGACCACACCGCAGAGGTGGCGGAGTTGGTCAATGACGTCTGA
- a CDS encoding beta-ketoacyl [acyl carrier protein] synthase domain-containing protein, giving the protein MTSDDPVVIVGMAIEAPGGVTDADSYWSLLSEQREALGRFPTDRGWAIRDLLDGSRRDGFKPIHDLGGFLDDAAAFDPAFFGISPREAVAMDPQQRVALRLAWRALENSGINPDDVAGHDVGCYVGASYLEYGPELTEYSNHSGHLITGTSLGVISGRIAYTLDLAGPAMTIDTSCSSALTAFHAAAQAIRSGDCDLALTGGVCVMGTPGYFVEFSKQHALSDDGRCRPYSALASGTVWAEGAAMFLLQRRSRALADGRHVLAEVLASTVNQDGRTVGLTAPSGTAQARLFGKAIDAAGVRPQDVGMIEGHGTGTRLGDRTELRSLAQTYGATAPGAGALLGSVKSNVGHAQAAAGGLGLAKVLVAASHGAVPATLHVDEASREIDWDAQGLRLATKQTPWPATDGSRIAAVSAFGMSGTNAHVVVSMPERQSPDGEAA; this is encoded by the coding sequence ATGACGTCTGACGATCCGGTGGTGATCGTGGGCATGGCGATCGAGGCGCCGGGCGGCGTCACCGACGCCGACTCCTACTGGTCACTGCTCTCGGAGCAGCGAGAAGCCCTCGGGCGCTTCCCGACCGACCGCGGCTGGGCCATACGCGACCTGCTCGACGGATCCCGCCGCGACGGGTTCAAGCCGATCCACGACCTGGGCGGATTCCTCGACGACGCGGCGGCGTTCGATCCCGCCTTCTTCGGCATCTCCCCACGCGAGGCGGTGGCGATGGATCCGCAGCAGCGGGTGGCGTTGCGGCTCGCGTGGCGGGCGCTGGAGAACAGCGGCATCAACCCCGACGACGTCGCAGGGCATGACGTCGGCTGCTACGTCGGTGCGTCCTACCTGGAGTACGGCCCGGAGTTGACCGAGTACTCCAACCACAGCGGACACCTGATCACCGGCACGTCGCTGGGCGTCATCTCCGGACGCATCGCCTACACGCTGGACCTCGCGGGCCCGGCGATGACCATCGACACGTCGTGCTCCTCGGCGCTGACTGCCTTCCACGCGGCCGCCCAGGCGATCCGCTCGGGGGACTGCGACCTGGCGCTGACCGGTGGCGTCTGCGTGATGGGCACACCGGGATACTTCGTCGAGTTCTCCAAGCAGCACGCGCTGTCCGACGACGGCCGCTGCCGCCCCTACAGCGCGCTCGCGAGCGGCACCGTCTGGGCCGAGGGGGCCGCGATGTTCCTGCTGCAGAGACGATCCCGTGCACTGGCCGACGGCCGGCACGTCCTCGCGGAGGTTTTGGCCTCGACGGTGAACCAGGATGGTCGCACCGTGGGCCTCACCGCACCGAGTGGCACGGCGCAGGCCCGGCTGTTCGGCAAGGCCATCGACGCCGCCGGTGTGCGCCCGCAGGACGTGGGCATGATCGAGGGCCACGGCACCGGTACCCGCCTCGGTGACCGCACCGAGCTGCGGTCGCTGGCCCAGACGTACGGCGCCACCGCACCGGGTGCGGGCGCACTGCTCGGGTCGGTCAAGTCGAACGTCGGTCATGCGCAGGCGGCGGCCGGCGGGCTCGGCCTGGCCAAGGTGCTGGTCGCAGCAAGCCATGGAGCCGTTCCGGCGACCCTGCACGTCGACGAAGCCAGCCGCGAGATCGACTGGGATGCACAAGGCCTGCGCCTGGCCACCAAGCAGACACCGTGGCCCGCAACCGACGGCAGCCGGATCGCGGCGGTGTCGGCGTTCGGCATGAGCGGCACCAACGCCCACGTCGTGGTGTCGATGCCCGAGCGCCAGAGCCCCGACGGGGAGGCCGCCTGA
- the mbtD gene encoding mycobactin polyketide synthase MbtD: protein MVGTPLPDGRTPVLLSAHAEDLVAADAAAILAFVDRRPATEVADVASTLLRTRRLRRYRAVVRAAHADELRAGLAALAAGDDHPLVTRATAPGAQAGSPRVAFVFPGQGSQWPSMGAAAYDRLLEYRAEVDACAAVFSAVGAASPLDYLLAERGARTNDFSQVQIQGAQFVHGVALARVWRSAGVLPDITVGHSLGEIGAAYVAGAISLPVAVGVVIARATLLDRLTGPYRVAVLGITEDEARDVIAHTPGWLELSVVNSKSSVAVSGDGDAVAAAVRTVSEGGSFAKPIEMWFPAHTTALDPMRSDLDALLPGGEFLDTPVEFIGSATADVVPSGTLFADYWYGNLRSTVRFDRAVATAVERGARTFVEMSAHPALLFAMGDVLDDLPDVAEGSVTMVGSGRRDEDVTNRLSANIAAVVAADTNHGWTDPLDRSRKPLRDFPFAPMRTNRHWAAPEPLPPIAGITVAVEQWQPVPATTAGEVRRVAVLDAGGDQPLADALRSAVDRADGLRQVDVVDADVLVVVADHVAQHDAVAAADDLTDRWERGLLSYVDAVAPTHRDVWLVTMGAERVGAADPAPLPFPAALAAMHRSIGLEHPDHRFRHLDLSSDHDVSADALVTALLGDGDVVAIRGGGTAQVAHQRSMRDASVATPSWSADSGVLDEVVITGGGGAIGLHYARALAERGARRIVLLSRGGADAAVLRRLTQTHGTEIVAPPCDVTDRAGLAATAAEFGGGGASLVVHAAGAAVIAPHRDLTTAGVRDTFGAKVGGLGHLVDEWPLRADTRILLCSSVSGLWGGRGHVAYSAANRLLDVMAAHLRAQGRHCTAVRWGLWQDTGIIDAEEITRVQRSGLLAMAPDRAMEESLRDHANDPLVFSADPNRLRAFLGQPDTPAAAAPTADGADVPDGLDATDTMRLALGAVLSLADAGGIDLNASLLDLGVDSLLALDLRKKLKKATGRTVPLATILGGATAAELIDHLNRPDEKALIRD, encoded by the coding sequence ATGGTCGGCACCCCGCTGCCGGATGGGCGGACCCCGGTCCTGCTGAGCGCCCACGCCGAGGACCTCGTCGCCGCCGACGCCGCGGCGATCCTCGCCTTCGTGGACCGCCGACCGGCCACCGAGGTGGCGGACGTGGCGTCGACACTGCTCCGCACCCGTCGCCTACGCCGCTACCGGGCCGTGGTGCGCGCCGCCCACGCCGACGAACTACGCGCGGGTTTGGCGGCCCTCGCGGCGGGCGACGATCACCCACTGGTCACCAGGGCGACGGCACCCGGCGCCCAGGCGGGCAGTCCCCGCGTCGCCTTCGTCTTCCCCGGGCAGGGCAGTCAGTGGCCGTCGATGGGCGCCGCTGCCTACGATCGCCTGCTCGAATACCGGGCCGAGGTCGACGCGTGCGCGGCGGTGTTCTCCGCGGTCGGCGCAGCGTCACCGCTGGACTACCTGCTTGCCGAGCGTGGTGCTCGGACCAATGACTTCAGCCAGGTGCAGATCCAGGGCGCGCAGTTCGTCCACGGGGTGGCGCTGGCGCGCGTCTGGCGATCGGCCGGTGTGCTGCCCGACATCACCGTCGGCCACAGCCTCGGCGAGATCGGCGCCGCCTACGTCGCGGGCGCCATCAGCCTCCCCGTCGCCGTCGGCGTCGTGATCGCCCGCGCCACCCTGCTCGACCGGCTGACCGGCCCCTACCGCGTCGCCGTACTCGGGATCACCGAGGACGAGGCCCGCGACGTCATCGCGCACACCCCGGGGTGGCTGGAACTGTCGGTCGTGAACTCGAAGTCGTCGGTCGCGGTGTCCGGCGACGGTGACGCGGTAGCGGCCGCGGTCCGCACCGTCAGCGAGGGCGGATCGTTCGCGAAGCCGATCGAGATGTGGTTCCCCGCGCACACCACCGCGCTGGACCCGATGCGCTCCGACCTCGACGCACTGCTACCCGGTGGTGAGTTCCTGGACACGCCAGTCGAGTTCATCGGATCGGCGACGGCCGACGTCGTTCCCTCGGGCACCTTGTTCGCCGACTACTGGTACGGCAACCTGCGATCCACGGTCCGGTTCGACCGTGCCGTCGCCACCGCCGTCGAGCGGGGCGCGCGCACCTTCGTCGAGATGTCGGCCCACCCCGCACTGCTGTTCGCCATGGGCGACGTGCTCGACGACCTGCCCGACGTGGCCGAGGGCAGCGTCACGATGGTCGGCTCTGGCCGGCGCGACGAGGACGTCACGAACCGGCTGTCGGCCAACATCGCGGCAGTCGTCGCCGCGGACACGAATCACGGCTGGACCGATCCGCTCGATCGATCGCGGAAGCCGTTGCGCGACTTTCCGTTCGCGCCGATGCGGACGAACCGGCACTGGGCCGCCCCCGAACCCCTACCGCCGATCGCCGGCATCACCGTCGCCGTCGAGCAGTGGCAGCCGGTTCCGGCCACCACGGCCGGCGAGGTGCGCCGCGTCGCCGTCCTCGATGCCGGGGGAGACCAACCTCTCGCCGACGCGCTGCGCTCGGCCGTCGACCGCGCCGACGGGCTGCGGCAGGTCGACGTCGTCGACGCGGACGTCCTCGTCGTCGTCGCCGACCACGTCGCGCAGCACGACGCCGTCGCGGCGGCAGACGATCTCACCGACCGCTGGGAGCGCGGTCTGCTGAGCTACGTCGACGCCGTCGCCCCCACCCATCGCGACGTGTGGCTGGTCACCATGGGCGCTGAACGCGTCGGCGCGGCCGACCCGGCGCCGCTGCCCTTCCCGGCCGCCTTGGCGGCGATGCACCGCAGCATCGGTCTCGAACACCCCGACCACCGGTTCCGGCACCTGGATCTGTCCAGCGACCACGACGTCTCTGCCGACGCGCTGGTGACGGCACTGCTCGGCGACGGCGACGTCGTCGCCATCCGCGGCGGGGGCACCGCGCAAGTGGCACACCAGCGGTCGATGCGCGACGCGTCCGTCGCGACGCCGTCGTGGTCGGCGGACTCCGGAGTCCTCGACGAGGTCGTCATCACCGGCGGCGGCGGCGCCATCGGACTGCACTATGCGCGGGCGCTCGCCGAACGGGGCGCGCGTCGGATCGTGCTGCTGAGCCGCGGCGGCGCCGACGCCGCGGTGCTGCGCCGTCTCACTCAGACCCACGGCACCGAGATCGTGGCGCCACCGTGCGACGTCACCGACCGGGCCGGCCTGGCCGCCACGGCCGCCGAGTTCGGTGGCGGCGGTGCGTCATTGGTCGTCCACGCCGCGGGCGCCGCCGTCATCGCACCGCACCGCGACCTGACGACGGCAGGCGTGCGCGACACGTTCGGCGCCAAGGTCGGCGGCCTCGGCCACCTCGTCGACGAGTGGCCGCTGCGCGCCGACACGCGAATCCTGCTGTGCTCCTCGGTCTCCGGACTCTGGGGTGGCCGCGGGCATGTCGCCTACTCGGCAGCCAACCGGCTGCTCGACGTCATGGCCGCCCACCTCCGCGCCCAGGGGCGGCACTGCACCGCCGTGCGATGGGGCCTGTGGCAGGACACCGGCATCATCGACGCCGAGGAGATCACCCGGGTCCAACGCTCGGGGCTGCTGGCGATGGCACCGGACCGTGCCATGGAGGAGAGCTTGCGCGATCACGCCAACGACCCGTTGGTGTTCTCGGCGGACCCGAATCGGCTGCGCGCGTTCCTCGGTCAGCCGGACACCCCCGCGGCCGCGGCGCCGACCGCCGACGGCGCCGACGTCCCGGACGGACTCGATGCGACCGACACCATGCGCCTCGCGCTCGGTGCGGTGCTGAGCCTGGCCGACGCCGGGGGCATCGACCTCAACGCCTCACTGCTCGACCTCGGCGTCGACTCGCTCCTGGCGCTCGACCTGAGGAAGAAGCTCAAGAAGGCCACCGGGCGAACGGTGCCGCTGGCCACGATTCTCGGCGGCGCAACCGCGGCCGAGTTGATCGATCACCTGAACCGACCCGACGAGAAGGCGCTCATTCGTGACTGA